The Phycisphaeraceae bacterium genome has a segment encoding these proteins:
- the coaD gene encoding pantetheine-phosphate adenylyltransferase codes for MSQVAVYAGSFDPPTNGHVWMIEQSAALFDRLIVAVAQNPEKSYSYSLKQRLGWLRTVLRKHPNVEVASIENEFLAHYARKVGAAFVIRGIRHEADYQYERGMRYVNSDLNPGLTTVFLMPPRELCEISSSFVKGMIGPEGWEEIVSRYVPAEVFADLRQEKGAIT; via the coding sequence ATGAGCCAAGTCGCGGTTTATGCGGGCAGTTTTGACCCCCCCACCAACGGGCATGTGTGGATGATCGAACAGAGTGCGGCGTTGTTCGATCGGTTGATCGTGGCGGTGGCGCAAAACCCTGAGAAGTCGTACTCGTATTCACTGAAACAGCGTCTAGGCTGGCTACGGACGGTGTTGCGCAAGCACCCCAACGTTGAGGTTGCGAGCATCGAGAACGAGTTTCTGGCGCACTATGCGCGGAAGGTTGGCGCGGCTTTTGTGATTCGCGGCATCCGCCATGAGGCGGACTATCAGTATGAGCGTGGGATGCGGTATGTGAACAGCGACCTGAACCCCGGGCTGACGACGGTTTTTTTGATGCCGCCTCGGGAGTTGTGCGAGATTTCGTCGAGTTTCGTGAAAGGGATGATCGGGCCGGAAGGGTGGGAGGAGATCGTGTCGCGGTATGTGCCTGCGGAGGTGTTTGCGGATCTGCGGCAGGAGAAGGGCGCGATTACTTGA
- a CDS encoding biotin transporter BioY, which yields MLREAIGQAGDESGARWAALLRLMLVPGFALLTSLGAHVAVPLPPDGVPMTMQTLAVLLAAMCLGPRLGAASMGLYVLMGIVGASVFAEGEKGAAAILGQTGGYLVGFVACQPVVGWIVKRRDGSVRGWGALVVAVLAAEIVIFGVGVPWLAVVNGFGIERALEGGLYPFLPGAVIKGAIAVLIGRVAVPWASRRLW from the coding sequence ATGTTGCGTGAAGCGATAGGGCAAGCGGGCGATGAAAGCGGTGCGCGGTGGGCGGCGCTCCTGCGGCTGATGCTGGTGCCGGGTTTTGCGCTGCTGACGAGTCTGGGGGCGCACGTAGCGGTGCCGTTGCCACCGGATGGTGTGCCGATGACGATGCAGACGCTTGCGGTGCTGCTTGCGGCGATGTGTCTTGGGCCTCGGCTTGGGGCGGCGTCGATGGGTTTGTATGTGCTGATGGGGATTGTTGGTGCGAGCGTTTTTGCTGAGGGAGAGAAGGGGGCAGCGGCGATACTGGGGCAGACGGGGGGATATCTGGTGGGGTTTGTGGCGTGTCAGCCGGTGGTCGGATGGATTGTGAAGCGGCGCGACGGATCGGTGCGTGGATGGGGGGCGTTGGTGGTTGCGGTTTTGGCGGCGGAGATTGTGATCTTCGGGGTTGGGGTGCCTTGGCTGGCGGTGGTGAACGGGTTCGGGATTGAACGCGCGCTGGAGGGCGGGCTGTATCCGTTTTTGCCTGGTGCGGTGATCAAGGGGGCGATTGCGGTGTTGATCGGGCGGGTTGCGGTGCCTTGGGCGAGTCGTCGGTTGTGGTAG
- a CDS encoding prolyl oligopeptidase family serine peptidase: MTNEPEVPTGGSFRDETVMFGDREYRYALWVPSGIEMPCAGLVFLHGLGECGTDGRKQVTVGIGPALERDPDRWPFVVVLPQKPEFADAWEDHAGAVLAMVDAAIEAGLIDSKRVAITGLSQGGHGTIAIGAGHRERFRAAVPVCGYVAPVWGPGGVRSWTQADDPALTRYASALAEMPMWVVHGARDQVVPMRESELLVEVLIAAGSTPRFTVLPEADHNAWDATYGDAEIAVWLVEMTR, from the coding sequence GTGACCAACGAGCCTGAGGTTCCGACGGGGGGATCGTTTCGCGACGAGACGGTGATGTTCGGTGATCGGGAATATCGGTATGCGCTGTGGGTGCCGAGCGGGATTGAGATGCCCTGCGCAGGGCTGGTGTTCCTGCATGGGCTGGGCGAGTGCGGAACGGATGGGCGCAAGCAGGTGACGGTCGGGATTGGGCCTGCGCTGGAGCGTGATCCTGATCGGTGGCCTTTCGTGGTGGTGCTGCCACAGAAGCCTGAGTTCGCGGATGCATGGGAGGACCATGCGGGTGCGGTGCTGGCGATGGTGGATGCGGCGATCGAAGCGGGGCTGATTGATTCCAAGCGTGTGGCGATCACTGGGTTGAGTCAAGGCGGGCATGGGACGATCGCGATCGGCGCTGGGCATCGGGAACGATTCAGGGCTGCGGTTCCGGTGTGCGGGTATGTGGCGCCGGTGTGGGGGCCTGGGGGAGTGAGGAGCTGGACTCAGGCGGATGATCCGGCGTTGACTCGGTATGCGTCGGCGCTGGCGGAGATGCCGATGTGGGTGGTGCATGGTGCCCGTGATCAGGTGGTGCCGATGCGGGAGAGCGAGTTGCTGGTTGAGGTTTTGATTGCGGCGGGCTCGACCCCCCGGTTTACGGTGCTGCCGGAGGCGGATCACAACGCCTGGGACGCGACGTATGGCGACGCTGAGATTGCGGTGTGGCTGGTGGAGATGACGCGGTAG